A genomic window from Streptomyces sp. MST-110588 includes:
- a CDS encoding acyl-CoA dehydrogenase family protein, with product MKRRIFTEDHEAFRGTVRAFLAKEVTPHYEQWEKDGIVSRDAWRAAGRQGLLGLAVPQEYGGGGEADFRYSAVLAEEFTRAGAAGLAVGLHNDVIGPYLTELATEEQKRRWLPGFCSGEIITAIAMTEPGAGSDLQGIRTTAEDRGDHWLLNGSKTFISNGILADLVIVVARTTPEGGAHGLSLLVVERGMEGFERGRNLDKIGQKAQDTAELFFHDVRVPKENLLGELNGAFVHLMTNLAQERMGIAVAGIAAAEYLLEITTRYVKEREAFGRPLAKLQHIRFEMAEMATECAVTRAFLDRCILDHSRGELEAVHASMAKWWATELQKRVADRCLQLHGGYGYMTEYRVARAFTDGRIQTIYGGTTEIMKEIIGRSLLA from the coding sequence ATGAAGCGCCGGATCTTCACCGAGGACCACGAAGCCTTCCGCGGGACCGTGCGCGCCTTCCTGGCCAAAGAGGTGACGCCGCACTACGAGCAGTGGGAGAAGGACGGCATCGTCAGCCGGGACGCCTGGCGGGCGGCCGGCAGACAGGGGCTGCTGGGCCTGGCCGTGCCGCAGGAGTACGGGGGCGGGGGCGAGGCGGACTTCCGCTACAGCGCCGTACTGGCCGAGGAGTTCACCCGGGCCGGCGCCGCCGGGCTCGCCGTCGGCCTGCACAACGACGTCATCGGCCCGTATCTGACCGAGCTGGCGACCGAGGAGCAAAAGCGCCGCTGGCTGCCCGGATTCTGCAGCGGTGAGATCATCACGGCCATCGCGATGACCGAACCGGGCGCCGGCTCCGACCTCCAGGGCATCCGCACCACCGCCGAGGACCGCGGTGACCACTGGCTCCTGAACGGTTCCAAGACCTTCATCTCCAACGGCATCCTCGCCGACCTCGTCATCGTCGTCGCCAGGACGACCCCGGAAGGCGGCGCGCACGGCCTGAGCCTGCTCGTCGTCGAGCGCGGTATGGAGGGCTTCGAACGGGGCCGCAACCTGGACAAGATCGGCCAGAAGGCCCAGGACACCGCCGAACTGTTCTTCCACGACGTCCGCGTGCCCAAGGAGAACCTCCTCGGCGAGCTGAACGGCGCCTTCGTCCACCTGATGACCAACCTCGCGCAGGAGCGGATGGGCATCGCCGTGGCCGGGATCGCCGCCGCCGAGTACCTGCTGGAGATCACCACCCGGTACGTCAAAGAGCGTGAGGCGTTCGGACGGCCGCTGGCCAAGCTCCAGCACATCCGCTTCGAAATGGCCGAGATGGCCACCGAATGCGCCGTCACCCGCGCGTTCCTGGACCGCTGCATCCTGGACCACTCCCGCGGCGAGCTGGAAGCGGTACACGCCTCGATGGCCAAGTGGTGGGCCACCGAGCTGCAAAAACGCGTGGCCGACCGCTGTCTGCAACTCCACGGCGGCTATGGCTACATGACCGAGTACCGCGTCGCCAGGGCATTCACCGACGGCCGCATACAGACCATCTACGGAGGCACGACCGAGATCATGAAGGAGATCATCGGCCGCTCCCTCCTCGCCTGA
- a CDS encoding acetyl-CoA C-acetyltransferase: MSTEAYVYDAIRTPRGRGKANGALHGTKPVDLVVGLIHELRRRFPDLDPAAVDDIVLGVVSPVGDQGSDIAKVAAIAAGLPDTVAGVQENRFCASGLEAVNLAAAKVRSGWEDLVLAGGVESMSRVPMASDGGAWAMDPMTNFATNFVPQGIGADLIATIEGFSRHDVDSYAALSQERAAQAWKEGRFDRSVVPVRDRNGLVVLDRDEHIRPGTTPETLAALKPSFATIGEAGGFDAVALQKYHWVEKIDHVHHAGNSSGIVDGSALVAIGNAAVGERYGLTPRARILAAAVSGADPTIMLTGPAPACRKALAKAGLGIEDIDLVEMNEAFAAVVLRFAKDMGLPLEKVNVNGGAIAMGHPLGATGAMLLGTLVDELERQDKRYGLVTLCVGGGMGIATVIERL, from the coding sequence TTGAGTACCGAAGCGTATGTGTACGACGCGATCCGCACCCCTCGTGGCCGCGGCAAAGCCAACGGCGCGCTGCACGGCACCAAGCCCGTCGACCTCGTCGTCGGCCTCATCCACGAGCTGCGCCGGCGCTTCCCGGACCTGGACCCGGCCGCCGTCGACGACATCGTGCTCGGCGTGGTGAGCCCCGTCGGCGACCAGGGATCGGACATCGCCAAGGTCGCGGCCATCGCGGCCGGGCTGCCCGACACGGTCGCCGGCGTCCAGGAGAACCGCTTTTGTGCCTCCGGCCTGGAGGCCGTGAACCTTGCCGCCGCCAAGGTCCGTTCCGGGTGGGAGGACCTGGTCCTGGCGGGCGGCGTCGAGTCGATGTCCCGCGTCCCGATGGCCTCCGACGGCGGTGCCTGGGCGATGGACCCGATGACCAACTTCGCGACGAACTTCGTCCCCCAGGGCATCGGCGCCGACCTCATCGCCACCATAGAGGGATTCAGCCGGCACGACGTGGACTCCTACGCCGCCCTCTCCCAGGAACGGGCCGCCCAGGCGTGGAAGGAGGGCCGCTTCGACCGCTCCGTGGTGCCCGTACGCGACCGCAACGGCCTGGTCGTCCTGGACCGCGACGAACACATCCGGCCCGGTACCACCCCCGAGACCCTCGCCGCGCTCAAGCCGTCCTTCGCCACGATCGGCGAGGCCGGCGGGTTCGACGCCGTCGCGCTGCAGAAGTACCACTGGGTCGAGAAGATCGACCACGTCCACCACGCGGGCAACTCCTCCGGGATCGTGGACGGCTCGGCGCTGGTGGCCATCGGCAACGCCGCGGTCGGCGAGCGCTACGGCCTCACCCCCAGGGCCCGCATCCTGGCGGCGGCCGTCTCCGGAGCCGACCCCACCATCATGCTCACCGGCCCCGCCCCCGCCTGCCGCAAGGCGCTCGCCAAGGCGGGACTGGGTATCGAGGACATCGACCTGGTGGAGATGAACGAGGCGTTCGCGGCCGTCGTGCTGCGCTTCGCCAAGGACATGGGCCTGCCGCTGGAGAAGGTCAACGTCAACGGCGGCGCCATCGCCATGGGCCACCCCCTCGGCGCCACCGGCGCGATGCTGCTGGGCACCCTCGTCGACGAACTGGAGCGCCAGGACAAGCGGTACGGCCTGGTCACCCTGTGCGTCGGCGGCGGCATGGGCATCGCCACCGTCATCGAACGCCTCTGA
- a CDS encoding 3-hydroxyacyl-CoA dehydrogenase NAD-binding domain-containing protein: MSQSTTIRWEQDETGVVTLVLDDPGQSANTMNQAFKTSLTAVADRLEAERDSVRGVVFTSAKTSFFAGGDLRELIAVTPENAQQVFETGMGIKRDLRRIETFGKPVVAAINGAALGGGYEIALACHHRVALDAPATRIGLPEVTLGLLPAAGGVARTVRLLGITDALLKVLLQGTQYSAVRAQEAGLIHEVAATPEDLLAKARAFIDAHPESRQPWDDKGYRIPGGTPAQPKFAANLPAFPANLKKQLNGAPYPAPRNILAAAVEGSQVDFETAQTIEARYFVELVTGQTSKNMIQAFFFDLQAVNSGASRPKDIAPRQVRKAVVLGAGMMGAGIAYACAKAGIDVVLKDVSLEAAQRGKAYSEGLLDKALAKGRTTQRKRDELLARITPTADPRDAAGCDAVIEAVFEDTALKHKVFQEIQDIVAPDALLCSNTSTLPITGLAEGVERERDFIGLHFFSPVDKMPLVEIIKGEKTGAEALARAFDLVRQIRKTPIVVNDSRGFFTSRVIGHFINEGVAMVAEGVEPASVEQAAAQAGYPAKVLSLMDELTLTLPRKIRQETRRAVEAAGGTWQEHPADAVIDRMVDEFGRPGRSGGAGFYEYGPDGKRAGLWPGLREHFTKEDVSVPFRDMQERMLFAEALDTVRCFEEGVLTSVADANIGSVLGIGFPGWTGGVIQYINGYDGGLPGFVSRARELQAAYGDRFAPPALLVEKAERGRGSRTPDQGAEERPERERRGVEGRSGKPPYLPSFPPAPSFPPASSVPSVPPRPPVPSHSRSSSFIDRWNAVTSAWTTIGCMCADSDRIRATSCASGATSW; encoded by the coding sequence GTGAGCCAGTCCACCACCATCCGCTGGGAACAGGACGAGACCGGCGTCGTCACCCTCGTCCTGGACGACCCGGGCCAGTCGGCCAACACCATGAACCAGGCGTTCAAGACCTCCCTGACGGCGGTCGCCGACCGGCTGGAGGCCGAGCGGGACAGCGTGCGGGGCGTCGTCTTCACCTCCGCCAAGACATCCTTCTTCGCCGGGGGCGACCTGCGCGAGCTGATCGCCGTCACCCCCGAGAACGCCCAGCAGGTGTTCGAGACGGGCATGGGCATCAAACGCGACCTGCGGCGCATCGAGACCTTCGGCAAGCCCGTCGTGGCCGCCATCAACGGCGCGGCGCTGGGCGGCGGTTACGAGATCGCGCTCGCCTGCCACCACCGCGTCGCCCTGGACGCCCCGGCCACCAGGATCGGCCTGCCCGAGGTGACGCTGGGCCTGCTTCCCGCGGCCGGCGGCGTCGCCCGTACGGTCCGGCTGCTGGGCATCACCGACGCGCTGCTGAAGGTGCTCCTCCAGGGCACCCAGTACAGCGCCGTCCGCGCGCAGGAGGCGGGCCTGATCCACGAGGTCGCGGCCACCCCCGAGGACCTGCTCGCCAAGGCCCGCGCGTTCATCGACGCCCACCCCGAATCTCGGCAGCCCTGGGACGACAAGGGCTACCGCATCCCTGGCGGCACCCCCGCCCAGCCGAAGTTCGCGGCCAACCTCCCGGCCTTCCCCGCCAACTTGAAGAAGCAGCTCAACGGCGCCCCGTACCCGGCCCCGCGCAACATCCTGGCCGCCGCCGTCGAGGGCTCCCAGGTGGACTTCGAGACCGCGCAGACCATCGAGGCGCGCTACTTCGTGGAGCTGGTCACCGGCCAGACCTCCAAGAACATGATCCAGGCGTTCTTCTTCGACCTCCAGGCCGTCAACTCCGGCGCCAGCCGGCCCAAGGACATCGCGCCACGCCAGGTCCGCAAGGCCGTCGTCCTGGGCGCGGGCATGATGGGCGCGGGCATCGCCTACGCCTGTGCCAAGGCGGGCATCGACGTCGTCCTGAAGGACGTGTCCCTGGAAGCCGCCCAGAGGGGCAAGGCGTATTCCGAGGGGCTGCTCGACAAGGCCCTGGCCAAGGGGCGTACGACACAGCGCAAGCGGGACGAACTGCTCGCCCGTATCACCCCCACCGCCGACCCGCGGGACGCCGCGGGCTGTGACGCCGTCATCGAGGCGGTCTTCGAGGACACCGCCCTCAAGCACAAGGTCTTCCAGGAGATCCAGGACATCGTCGCCCCCGACGCCCTCCTGTGCTCCAACACCTCCACCCTCCCCATCACGGGTCTGGCCGAAGGCGTCGAGCGCGAGCGGGACTTCATCGGCCTGCACTTCTTCTCGCCCGTCGACAAGATGCCGCTGGTGGAGATCATCAAGGGGGAGAAGACCGGCGCCGAGGCCCTGGCCCGGGCCTTCGACCTGGTACGGCAGATCCGTAAGACCCCCATAGTCGTCAACGACTCACGCGGCTTCTTCACCTCCCGCGTCATCGGCCACTTCATCAACGAGGGCGTGGCGATGGTCGCGGAGGGCGTCGAGCCGGCCTCCGTCGAGCAGGCCGCCGCCCAGGCCGGCTACCCGGCCAAGGTCCTGTCCCTGATGGACGAGCTGACCCTCACCCTCCCGCGCAAGATCCGCCAGGAGACCCGGCGGGCCGTCGAGGCGGCCGGCGGCACCTGGCAGGAGCACCCGGCCGACGCGGTCATCGACCGCATGGTGGACGAATTCGGGCGCCCCGGCCGCAGCGGGGGCGCGGGCTTCTACGAGTACGGGCCGGACGGCAAACGGGCCGGACTGTGGCCCGGCCTGCGGGAGCACTTCACCAAGGAGGACGTCTCGGTCCCCTTCCGGGACATGCAGGAGCGGATGCTCTTCGCGGAGGCGCTGGACACCGTCCGCTGCTTCGAGGAAGGCGTGCTGACCTCGGTCGCCGACGCCAACATCGGCTCGGTCCTCGGCATCGGCTTCCCGGGCTGGACCGGCGGCGTCATCCAGTACATCAACGGTTACGACGGTGGTCTGCCCGGATTCGTGTCCCGCGCGCGGGAACTCCAGGCGGCGTACGGAGACCGCTTCGCGCCCCCGGCGCTGCTCGTGGAGAAGGCCGAGCGGGGGAGAGGTTCACGGACGCCTGACCAAGGAGCCGAGGAACGGCCGGAGCGGGAGAGGCGCGGCGTGGAAGGGAGAAGCGGAAAACCGCCCTACTTGCCGTCCTTCCCGCCCGCGCCGTCCTTCCCGCCTGCCTCATCCGTCCCGTCCGTGCCGCCCCGGCCGCCCGTGCCCAGCCACTCCCGCAGTTCCTCCTTCATCGACCGCTGGAACGCCGTGACCAGTGCCTGGACCACCATCGGCTGCATGTGCGCGGACAGCGACCGCATCCGCGCCACCTCCTGCGCATCCGGCGCGACGTCCTGGTAG
- a CDS encoding macro domain-containing protein produces the protein MTEITYVKGDATAPRGKGVKVIAHVCNDLGGWGKGFVLALSRRWPEPEAAYRRWYRERAHNDFGLGAVQFVQVGLHLWIANIIGQRGIRTGSKGVPVRYEAIDAGLARVADRAAELGASVHMPRIGCGLAGGTWTRVEPLISERLVRRGIPVTVYDV, from the coding sequence ATGACTGAGATCACGTACGTCAAGGGGGACGCCACCGCGCCGCGGGGCAAGGGCGTCAAGGTGATCGCCCATGTCTGCAACGACCTGGGCGGCTGGGGCAAGGGCTTCGTGCTGGCCCTCTCGCGTCGCTGGCCGGAGCCGGAGGCCGCCTACCGCCGCTGGTACCGCGAGCGCGCGCACAACGACTTCGGGCTGGGCGCCGTCCAGTTCGTCCAGGTGGGCCTCCATCTGTGGATCGCCAACATCATCGGGCAGCGGGGGATACGTACGGGGAGCAAGGGCGTGCCGGTGCGCTACGAGGCGATCGACGCCGGGCTCGCCCGGGTGGCGGACCGGGCCGCCGAGTTGGGGGCCTCGGTCCATATGCCGCGCATAGGCTGCGGGCTGGCGGGCGGCACATGGACCCGGGTGGAGCCGCTGATATCCGAGCGGCTCGTACGGCGCGGCATACCGGTGACGGTCTACGACGTGTGA
- a CDS encoding MFS transporter, translating into MAGPGCWGERYTRRPSGARRARITPTRLGPLLAVLLSAWFMAQFDFFVVNVAAPSFVHELHAGPSALELIVGGYAFAYASGMITGGRLGDLFGYRRTFILGLLSFALASLLCGLAQNPGQLVGARLLQGFAGAVMVPQVLAVITATVPVHSRGRAMAWYGVTGGLASICGQVLGGLMLDANILGLGWRVIFLINVPVAAVAALLSLRFLPAVRPGHRARLDLLGAAGIATALGLVLVPLAMGRTEGWPAWTWVCLAAALPVGAATLWWQRRLAARGGDPVLDLTLFREGSFLAGALTGGTFMAYWAGVMFTLTLLLQGGFGLAPFQAGLAFAPTGALFAAASLLSRGLVNRFGLRVLQVGSAITVCGLTALTLLLHFQPDRAALPWIALAMAVAGVGNGLTLPQLIGASLVKVRPRQAGLGAGVLTTSQQFGGAAGVAVIGAVFFGVAGTASGTADYARATMWATVVSVGLTCLVTVLTGFIRRAAEAGTGAPGGPAFSPAAGQRPGKTEGAGETGKKGEPMVTGDAGKAGGAGKR; encoded by the coding sequence GTGGCTGGTCCAGGATGCTGGGGTGAGCGATATACCCGCCGACCGTCGGGCGCCCGCCGCGCCCGCATCACCCCCACCCGACTCGGACCGCTGCTCGCCGTGCTGCTGTCCGCGTGGTTCATGGCGCAGTTCGACTTCTTCGTGGTGAACGTCGCCGCCCCTTCCTTCGTCCATGAGCTGCACGCCGGCCCCTCGGCACTGGAACTGATCGTCGGTGGTTATGCCTTCGCCTACGCGAGCGGCATGATCACCGGCGGTCGGCTCGGCGACCTCTTCGGTTACCGGCGCACCTTCATCCTCGGCCTGCTGTCCTTCGCACTCGCCTCCCTCCTTTGCGGCCTCGCCCAGAATCCGGGGCAGCTTGTCGGTGCCCGCCTGCTCCAGGGCTTCGCCGGCGCCGTGATGGTGCCGCAGGTACTAGCCGTGATCACCGCTACGGTTCCCGTGCACAGCCGGGGCCGCGCGATGGCGTGGTACGGCGTGACCGGTGGCCTGGCCTCCATCTGCGGACAGGTCCTGGGCGGGCTGATGCTCGACGCGAACATCCTCGGGCTCGGCTGGCGCGTCATCTTCCTGATCAATGTGCCGGTCGCCGCCGTCGCGGCCCTCCTCTCCCTGCGGTTCCTGCCCGCCGTGCGTCCCGGACACCGGGCCCGGCTGGACCTGCTCGGCGCCGCCGGTATCGCCACGGCGCTCGGTCTGGTGCTGGTGCCGCTCGCCATGGGCCGTACCGAGGGCTGGCCCGCCTGGACCTGGGTCTGCCTGGCCGCCGCCCTGCCGGTGGGGGCAGCCACCTTGTGGTGGCAGCGCAGGCTGGCCGCCCGCGGCGGCGACCCCGTACTGGATCTGACGCTGTTCCGTGAAGGCTCCTTCCTGGCCGGGGCGTTGACCGGCGGGACGTTCATGGCCTACTGGGCGGGCGTGATGTTCACCCTGACGCTGCTGCTCCAGGGCGGGTTCGGACTGGCTCCCTTCCAGGCCGGGCTGGCCTTCGCGCCGACCGGCGCGCTCTTCGCCGCCGCCTCGCTGCTCAGTCGCGGTCTGGTGAACCGCTTCGGTCTACGTGTCCTCCAAGTCGGCTCCGCCATCACGGTCTGTGGTCTCACCGCCCTGACGCTTTTGCTCCACTTCCAGCCGGACCGGGCCGCGCTGCCGTGGATCGCCCTGGCCATGGCCGTGGCGGGGGTGGGCAACGGACTGACCCTGCCGCAGCTCATCGGTGCCTCGCTCGTCAAGGTCCGCCCCCGGCAGGCCGGCCTGGGAGCCGGTGTGCTGACCACCTCCCAGCAGTTCGGCGGCGCCGCCGGGGTCGCGGTGATCGGCGCGGTCTTCTTCGGTGTGGCCGGTACCGCGTCCGGTACCGCCGATTACGCCCGCGCCACGATGTGGGCGACCGTGGTCTCGGTCGGGCTCACCTGCCTGGTCACGGTGTTGACGGGCTTCATCCGCCGCGCGGCCGAGGCGGGGACCGGCGCGCCGGGCGGCCCGGCGTTTTCCCCGGCCGCCGGTCAGCGGCCGGGGAAAACGGAAGGGGCAGGAGAGACCGGGAAGAAGGGCGAGCCGATGGTGACGGGAGACGCGGGGAAGGCGGGCGGAGCGGGGAAGCGGTAG
- a CDS encoding M1 family metallopeptidase, producing the protein MRHRLLVPGAAALSLLLAIPASAADGTPGAPGVGDTYYPESGNGGYDVSHYDLRLKYQPKTDLLEGTATLLARTTQDLSRFNLDFALKVSEIRVNGKKASFATSGKHELEVTPAAPLEKGRQISVVVRYAGKPSEVKIDGYTAWARTPDGGVVAQEPDSAVWWFPSNDHPTDKATYDISVSVPDGNQALSNGVLLGQSSKLGWTRYNWRSDKPQAPYLTTLAVGKFDVVKDTTADGLPVITAYSKDLGANEGSARASLERTTEITEWLQTVFGPYPFNSVGGYVPNVPAGYALETQTRPFYGKKAFDNGANVSVVVHELAHQWYGDSVSVKDWKDIWVNEGFARYSQWLWSEKEGEGTGQELADYVYAQHPADDPFWKVKPGDPGPDNQFDIAVYDRGALALQALRNKVGDTKFFQILKSWPTEKKYGNASVNDFVKFAERVSGKPLAELFDTWLFQPSKPAAPAAKKASIRTGSAPAGKPVQPRSWKQIQATNHIHEH; encoded by the coding sequence GTGCGTCACAGACTCCTCGTCCCGGGCGCCGCCGCGCTCAGTCTGCTGCTGGCGATCCCGGCATCCGCGGCCGACGGCACACCCGGCGCTCCGGGTGTGGGCGACACCTACTACCCCGAGAGCGGAAACGGCGGATACGACGTTTCCCACTACGACCTGCGGCTCAAGTACCAGCCGAAGACGGACCTCCTGGAGGGCACGGCGACGCTGCTCGCCAGGACCACCCAGGACCTCTCCCGCTTCAACCTCGACTTCGCGCTGAAGGTCAGCGAGATCCGGGTCAACGGCAAGAAGGCGTCGTTCGCCACCTCCGGCAAGCACGAGCTGGAGGTCACTCCCGCCGCGCCGCTGGAGAAGGGCAGGCAGATCAGCGTCGTCGTGCGCTACGCGGGCAAGCCCTCCGAGGTGAAGATAGACGGCTACACCGCCTGGGCCCGTACGCCCGACGGCGGTGTGGTGGCGCAGGAGCCGGACTCCGCGGTGTGGTGGTTCCCCAGCAACGACCACCCCACCGACAAGGCCACGTACGACATCTCCGTCTCGGTGCCGGACGGCAACCAGGCGCTGAGCAACGGCGTGCTGCTCGGGCAGTCCTCCAAGCTGGGCTGGACGCGCTACAACTGGCGTTCGGACAAGCCGCAGGCGCCGTACCTGACGACCCTGGCCGTCGGCAAGTTCGACGTCGTCAAGGACACCACCGCCGACGGTCTGCCGGTCATCACCGCCTACAGCAAGGACCTCGGCGCGAACGAGGGCTCGGCGCGGGCGAGCCTGGAGCGCACCACCGAGATCACCGAGTGGCTGCAGACCGTCTTCGGCCCCTACCCCTTCAACTCGGTGGGCGGGTACGTCCCGAACGTGCCGGCCGGATACGCTCTGGAGACCCAGACCCGTCCGTTCTACGGGAAGAAGGCGTTCGACAACGGAGCGAACGTCTCCGTGGTGGTGCACGAGCTGGCACACCAGTGGTACGGCGACAGCGTGTCCGTCAAGGACTGGAAGGACATCTGGGTCAACGAGGGCTTCGCCCGCTACAGCCAGTGGCTGTGGTCGGAGAAGGAGGGCGAGGGCACGGGCCAGGAGCTGGCCGACTACGTGTACGCCCAGCACCCGGCCGACGACCCGTTCTGGAAGGTCAAGCCGGGCGACCCGGGTCCGGACAACCAGTTCGACATCGCGGTGTACGACCGTGGCGCGCTGGCCCTCCAGGCGCTGCGCAACAAGGTCGGTGACACGAAGTTCTTCCAGATCCTCAAGTCCTGGCCTACGGAGAAGAAGTACGGCAACGCCTCGGTGAACGACTTCGTGAAGTTCGCGGAGCGGGTGTCGGGCAAGCCGCTGGCCGAGCTCTTCGACACCTGGCTGTTCCAGCCGTCCAAGCCCGCGGCGCCGGCGGCGAAGAAGGCGTCGATCCGCACAGGATCTGCCCCGGCCGGCAAGCCCGTACAGCCCAGGTCCTGGAAGCAGATCCAGGCCACGAACCACATCCACGAGCACTGA
- a CDS encoding M14 family metallocarboxypeptidase, with product MTLRPRRLALVAVAAALAVTLPVPPAGATGPNAARTASADASRTASTHASRTGPSGVPRTGFETSHGARWTTQDQERDFLAAVDRASDRVRTERIGTTVRGRPLRLVRIGAPAPKSVPEVRRGNSVLLICSQHGDEPSGREACLSTVRDLAFAEDPATRRFLERTSVLVVPTANPDGRAAGTRGNADGVDVNRDHLALKTAEGRAMAAVIRDHRPDVIYDLHEYGATTPYYMKDVLALWPRNLNTAGPVHHESAVLSEDYVRATARRAGFSTGVYGIWTDPVTGDPMKQVAGDGQERILRNTAGVKNSLGVLVETRVDALTDAEKADPALNNRRRVGSQLAGLKGLFSFAERHRARVEIATTAARLAGFADRGPVYLGGADNEPPAAEKVLKNPPCAYRLDAAQLAQVGDELRLHGVTWRQDGAGAVVPLRQSMRALVPLLLDGRAQSPLTAAAPVEHCRAPGAGR from the coding sequence GTGACACTCCGCCCCCGTCGTCTCGCCCTCGTGGCTGTCGCCGCCGCGCTGGCCGTCACGCTGCCGGTCCCGCCCGCCGGAGCGACCGGCCCGAACGCTGCCCGCACCGCGTCCGCCGACGCCTCCCGCACCGCTTCCACCCACGCCTCCCGCACCGGCCCCTCCGGCGTTCCGCGGACCGGCTTCGAGACCAGCCACGGTGCCCGCTGGACCACCCAGGACCAGGAGCGGGACTTCCTCGCGGCCGTCGACCGGGCGAGCGATCGCGTACGGACCGAGCGCATCGGGACGACCGTACGGGGCCGCCCGTTACGGCTCGTACGGATCGGCGCCCCGGCCCCCAAAAGTGTCCCCGAGGTGCGGCGCGGCAACTCCGTCCTGCTGATCTGCTCACAGCACGGCGATGAGCCGTCGGGGCGCGAAGCCTGTCTGTCCACCGTCCGTGACCTCGCCTTCGCCGAGGACCCGGCGACCCGCCGCTTCCTGGAGCGGACGAGCGTGCTGGTCGTGCCGACCGCCAACCCGGACGGACGGGCCGCCGGCACCCGCGGCAACGCCGACGGCGTGGACGTCAACCGCGACCACCTCGCGCTGAAGACCGCCGAGGGCCGGGCGATGGCCGCCGTCATCCGCGACCACCGCCCCGATGTCATCTACGACCTGCACGAATACGGTGCCACGACCCCGTACTACATGAAGGACGTACTCGCGCTGTGGCCACGGAACCTGAACACGGCGGGCCCGGTGCACCACGAGTCCGCCGTACTCTCCGAGGACTACGTGCGGGCCACCGCGCGCCGGGCGGGGTTCAGCACCGGCGTGTACGGCATATGGACCGACCCGGTGACCGGCGATCCCATGAAGCAGGTGGCGGGTGACGGGCAGGAGCGGATCCTGCGGAACACCGCGGGGGTGAAGAACTCCCTCGGCGTCCTCGTCGAGACCCGCGTCGACGCGCTCACGGACGCGGAGAAGGCCGATCCGGCGCTGAACAACCGCCGCCGTGTCGGCTCACAACTCGCGGGGCTCAAGGGCCTGTTTTCCTTTGCCGAGCGGCACCGGGCCCGCGTGGAGATCGCGACGACGGCCGCACGGCTGGCCGGGTTCGCCGACCGCGGGCCGGTCTACCTCGGCGGCGCGGACAACGAACCGCCCGCCGCTGAGAAGGTCCTCAAGAACCCGCCGTGCGCCTACCGCCTGGACGCCGCGCAGTTGGCGCAGGTCGGGGACGAGTTGCGGCTGCACGGGGTGACCTGGCGCCAGGACGGAGCGGGCGCCGTGGTCCCGCTGCGCCAGTCGATGCGCGCTCTGGTGCCGCTGCTGCTGGACGGGCGGGCGCAGTCCCCGCTGACGGCGGCGGCCCCGGTGGAACACTGCCGGGCGCCGGGCGCCGGCCGGTGA
- a CDS encoding FAD-dependent oxidoreductase, whose amino-acid sequence MTSDVIVVGGGVIGLTAAVTLAESGRRVRVLTRDPAGGTTSAVAGGLCWPYRIQPEERAVEWSVRSFHVFGELARRSAETGVRLASGIMTDAGGWNPDAWRAAVPGLRRARTDELPEGYGSGWRARTPLVTMPVHLAYLERRLAAAGGTVERRPVSSLEEAGRMAGTVVNCSGLGARELVPDVRVHPVQGQLVIVENPGVEEWFVAAHSGASATTYILPQPYGVVLGGTAQEHAWSREPSPAVAEAIVERCARIHPKLAHARVLEHRVGLRPARSAVRLEAERLPNGALCVHNYGHGGAGVTVSWGCAEEVARILRETGAES is encoded by the coding sequence ATGACGAGCGATGTGATTGTGGTCGGTGGCGGCGTGATCGGACTGACGGCCGCCGTCACGCTGGCGGAGAGCGGACGACGGGTGCGGGTCCTGACCCGCGATCCGGCCGGCGGGACGACATCGGCAGTGGCCGGCGGGCTGTGCTGGCCCTACCGCATCCAGCCCGAGGAGCGAGCGGTGGAGTGGTCCGTGCGTTCCTTCCACGTCTTCGGGGAGCTGGCGCGGCGGTCGGCGGAGACCGGCGTGCGCCTGGCCTCCGGGATCATGACGGACGCCGGTGGCTGGAACCCGGACGCATGGCGCGCGGCGGTTCCGGGGCTGCGGCGGGCCCGCACCGACGAACTGCCCGAGGGGTACGGCTCGGGCTGGCGGGCGCGTACGCCGCTGGTGACCATGCCCGTCCACCTGGCTTACCTGGAACGGCGGCTGGCCGCTGCGGGCGGGACGGTCGAGCGCCGGCCGGTCAGCTCGCTGGAAGAGGCGGGCCGGATGGCCGGCACGGTCGTGAACTGCTCCGGGCTGGGCGCCCGCGAACTCGTCCCCGACGTGCGCGTACACCCCGTACAAGGGCAGTTGGTGATCGTGGAGAACCCGGGCGTCGAGGAGTGGTTCGTGGCCGCGCACTCCGGCGCGAGCGCCACGACGTACATCCTGCCGCAGCCGTACGGGGTGGTGCTCGGCGGCACGGCGCAGGAGCACGCCTGGTCCCGCGAGCCCTCCCCCGCGGTCGCGGAGGCGATCGTCGAACGCTGTGCGCGCATCCATCCCAAACTGGCGCACGCCCGGGTCCTGGAGCACCGGGTGGGACTGCGTCCGGCGCGCTCCGCCGTACGGCTGGAGGCGGAGCGGCTGCCGAACGGGGCGCTGTGCGTGCACAACTACGGGCACGGCGGCGCGGGTGTGACGGTGTCGTGGGGCTGCGCCGAGGAGGTCGCGCGCATCCTGCGGGAGACGGGGGCGGAGTCTTAG